AGCAGAGCGATGTCGATTCCGCCCACGCCTGCGAGCATGTTGTTCACAAAACGCTCGTGTCCGGGGACATCGACAATGCTGACCTCGTTGCCGGACGGCAGCTGGAGCCACGCGAAGCCTAGGTCTATCGTCAGGCCCCGTTCCTTCTCCTCGGCGAGGCGATCAGGGTCGATACCCGTCAGGGCCTCTACGAGAGTCGACTTGCCGTGATCGACGTGTCCTGCTGTGCCAACGACAAACATTACGAACCGCGAATATAGGATGTAGAATTGTGAAGTGCGGATAGATCGGCTCAGTTATTCTATATCATTCGCTATTTTCTATTCCCCAGGAGGGCGGCGGCTTTGAAGATAACCGTTGTAGGGCTTGGATACGTTGGCACGGTTGCGGCCGCGGCGCTTGCCGGGGCCGGGCACGATGTGCTTGGAATCGACATCGACAGGAGTCGCACTGACCTGTTGAACAGCGGCGAGGTGCCCCTGTACGAGCCGGGGCTGGAAGAGCGCATAGTCGCCGGGCTTGCCGCGCGATCGCTTCGATTTGTTCACCGCGACGACGTTGCGGAGCCCCTGGGCGACGTGGCGCTCATCGCAACCGGCACGCCTCCGACGCATGGAGGCGGGGCCGACCTGCACCAGGTACGGGCTGCTGTGAGTTGGATAAGGTCAATGGACCCCGGAGATCTGACTGTAGTGATGAAGAGCACTGTCCCTCCAGGGACTGGCCGGAAGCTGCTGGAGACTGAACTCAGGGCCGCGTCCATCAGGTACGCGTCCAACCCTGAGTTCCTGCGTGAGGGTCGTGCTGTCGATGACTGGGAGAGGCCGGACCGTATCGTCATCGGGGTCGAACCGGACGATGTGCGTTCGGTCGAAACGGTCCAGCGCATGTACTCAGGTATCGACGCGCCGTGCATGATTACGGACATCACCAGCGCAGAGATGATCAAGTACGCCAGCAACGCGTTCCTTGCCACGAGGATCTCGTTCATCAATGAGATTGCCTCGCTGTGTGACACGGTAGGGGCCTCGATTGACGACGTCAGTGATGGAATGGCGATGGACTCGAGGACGGGCGCCAGGATACACGCCGGGGTAGGCTATGGCGGCTCGTGCTTCCCGAAGGACGTTCGCGCGCTGGACCATCTCGCTCTTACCAGCGGCGCGAGCGTCGACCTTCTGAGGTCGGTCATCAACACGAACAACAGGCAGCGTCTGCTGCCTCTGCATGCGCTGCGACAGCGCTTCGGCGGTGCGATGGAGGGCCTGCGAGTTGGCATACTCGGTCTGGCGTTCAAGCCTGGCACCGACGATGTACGGGATGCCCCGTCGCTCGACCTCATACACGCGCTCGTAGACGAGGGAGCCGAAGTGCAGGCGTACGACCCGGAGGCGA
This sequence is a window from Dehalococcoidia bacterium. Protein-coding genes within it:
- a CDS encoding UDP-glucose/GDP-mannose dehydrogenase family protein — translated: MKITVVGLGYVGTVAAAALAGAGHDVLGIDIDRSRTDLLNSGEVPLYEPGLEERIVAGLAARSLRFVHRDDVAEPLGDVALIATGTPPTHGGGADLHQVRAAVSWIRSMDPGDLTVVMKSTVPPGTGRKLLETELRAASIRYASNPEFLREGRAVDDWERPDRIVIGVEPDDVRSVETVQRMYSGIDAPCMITDITSAEMIKYASNAFLATRISFINEIASLCDTVGASIDDVSDGMAMDSRTGARIHAGVGYGGSCFPKDVRALDHLALTSGASVDLLRSVINTNNRQRLLPLHALRQRFGGAMEGLRVGILGLAFKPGTDDVRDAPSLDLIHALVDEGAEVQAYDPEAMESARPSLPASVQLVNSVEEAANRTQALVLLTEWDSIVQSDWRVVSRCMIPPRLVFDGRNALDPSEMGRSGFEYVGVGRGPVRGAGVDGASPWSVTQGLAV